Proteins encoded together in one Manis pentadactyla isolate mManPen7 chromosome 6, mManPen7.hap1, whole genome shotgun sequence window:
- the ECEL1 gene encoding endothelin-converting enzyme-like 1 isoform X2, with product METPYSMTAHYDEFQEVKYVSRCGTGGARGASLPPNFPLGAGRSATGARAGLPRWNRREVCLLSGLVFAAGLCAILAAMLALKYLGPGAAGAGACSEGCPERKAFARAARFLAANLDASIDPCQDFYSFACGGWLRRHAIPDDKLTYGTIAAIGEQNEERLRRLLARPGGGPGGAAQRKVRAFFRSCLDMREIERLGPRPMLEVIEDCGGWDLGVAAERPGAAARWDLNRLLYKAQGVYSASALFSLTVSLDDRNSSRYVIRIDQDGLTLPERTLYLAQDEESEKILAAYRVFMERLLSLLGADAVEQKAQEILQLEQQLANITVPEYDDLRRDVSSVYNKVTLGQLQKITPHLRWKWLLDQIFQEDFSEDEEVVLLAMDYMQQVSQLIRSTPRRILHNYLVWRVVVVLSEHLSPPFREALHELAREMEGSDKPQELARVCLGQANRHFGMALGALFVHEHFSATSKAKASCPRKHSGLSATGNSPHQVPALPALPCSVQQLVEDIKYILGQRLEELDWMDAETKAAARAKLQYMMVMVGYPDFLLKPEAVDKEYEFEVHEKTYFKNILNSIRFSIQLSVRKIRQEVDKSTWLLPPQALNAYYLPNKNQMVFPAGILQPTLYDPDFPQSLNYGGIGTIIGHELTHGYDDWGGQYDRSGNLMHWWTEASYSRFLRKAECIVHLYDNFTVYSQRVNGKHTLGENIADMGGLKLAYYAYQKWVREHGPEHPLHRLKYTHNQLFFIAFAQGLVSGHPASSPLPPQPRWDTELVHQEEVAVHLPAGADGQART from the exons ATGGAGACCCCATATTCGATGACCGCGCACTACGACGAGTTCCAGGAGGTCAAATATGTGAGCCGGTGCGGCACGGGTGGTGCGCGCGGGGCCTCGCTGCCTCCCAACTTCCCGCTGGGTGCTGGGCGCAGCGCCACTGGCGCTCGGGCCGGGCTGCCGCGCTGGAATCGGCGCGAGGTGTGCCTGCTGTCGGGCTTGGTGTTCGCCGCCGGGCTCTGCGCCATCCTAGCCGCCATGCTGGCGCTCAAGTACCTGGGCCCGGGCGCTGCGGGGGCCGGCGCCTGCTCCGAGGGCTGCCCGGAGCGCAAGGCCTTTGCGCGCGCCGCCCGCTTCCTGGCCGCCAACTTGGACGCCAGCATAGACCCGTGCCAGGACTTCTATTCCTTCGCGTGCGGTGGCTGGCTGCGGCGCCACGCCATCCCCGACGACAAGCTCACCTACGGCACCATTGCGGCCATCGGCGAGCAGAATGAAGAGCGCCTGCGGCGCCTGCTGGCGCGGCCCGGTGGTGGGCCCGGCGGCGCTGCCCAGCGCAAGGTGCGCGCCTTCTTCCGTTCGTGCCTGGACATGCGCGAGATCGAGCGGCTCGGCCCGCGGCCCATGCTGGAGGTCATCGAGGACTGCGGGGGCTGGGACCTGGGCGTGGCCGCCGAGCGTCCGGGGGCAGCAGCGCGCTGGGACCTCAACCGGCTGCTGTACAAGGCGCAAGGCGTTTACAGCGCCTCCGCGCTCTTCTCGCTCACGGTCAGCCTGGACGACAGGAACTCCTCGCGCTACGTCATCCGC ATTGACCAGGACGGGCTCACCCTGCCTGAAAGGACCCTATATTTAGCTCAGGATGAGGAGAGTGAGAAG ATCCTGGCAGCGTACCGGGTGTTCATGGAGCGTCTTCTCAGCCTGTTGGGTGCCGATGCTGTGGAGCAGAAGGCTCAGGAGATCCTGCAGCTGGAGCAGCAGCTGGCCAAT ATTACTGTGCCAGAGTACGATGACCTCCGGCGAGATGTCAGCTCCGTGTACAACAAGGTGACCCTGGGGCAGCTGCAGAAGATCACCCCGCAT CTGCGGTGGAAATGGCTGCTGGACCAGATCTTCCAGGAGGACTTCTCGGAAGATGAGGAGGTGGTGCTGCTGGCCATGGACTACATGCAGCAGGTGTCCCAGCTCATCCGCTCCACACCCCGCAG GATCCTGCACAACTACCTGGTGTGGCGTGTAGTGGTGGTCCTGAGTGAGCACCTGTCACCCCCATTCCGAGAGGCGCTGCATGAGCTGGCACGCGAGATGGAGGGCAGTGACAAGCCACAGGAGTTGGCCCGTGTGTGCCTAGGCCAGGCCAACCGCCACTTCGGCATGGCGCTTGGAGCCCTCTTTGTACACGAGCACTTCTCAGCCACCAGCAAGGCCAAG GCCTCCTGCCCCAGGAAGCACTCGGGTCTGTCAGCCACTGGAAACTCTCCCCATCAAGTTCctgccctccctgctctgccATGCTCA GTGCAGCAGCTGGTGGAAGACATCAAGTACATCTTGGGCCAGCGCCTGGAGGAGCTGGACTGGATGGACGCTGAGACCAAGGCAGCTGCCCGGGCCAAG CTCCAATacatgatggtgatggtgggcTACCCAGACTTCCTGCTCAAACCGGAGGCTGTGGACAAAGAGTATGAG TTTGAGGTCCACGAGAAGACCTACTTCAAGAACATCTTGAACAGCATCCGCTTTAGCATCCAGCTGTCAGTCAGGAAGATCCGGCAGGAGGTGGACAAGTCCAC ATGGCTGCTCCCACCACAGGCCCTCAATGCCTACTATCTACCCAACAAGAACCAGATGG TGTTCCCGGCAGGTATCCTGCAGCCCACGCTGTATGACCCTGACTTCCCACA GTCTCTGAACTACGGGGGCATTGGCACCATCATCGGGCATGAGCTGACCCATGGCTACGATGACTGGG GGGGCCAGTATGACCGCTCAGGCAACCTGATGCACTGGTGGACAGAGGCCTCCTACAGCCGCTTCTTGCGCAAGGCCGAGTGCATCGTCCACCTCTACGACAACTTCACCGTCTACAGTCAGCGG GTGAATGGGAAGCACACACTTGGCGAGAACATCGCAGACATGGGCGGTCTTAAGCTGGCCTACTAT GCCTATCAGAAGTGGGTGCGTGAGCATGGCCCAGAGCACCCGCTGCACCGGCTCAAGTATACACACAACCAGCTCTTCTTCATCGCCTTTGCCCAG GGCCTAGTCAGTGGCCACCCAGCCTCATCTCCCCTCCCCCCTCAACCCCGGTGGGACACAGAATTGGTGCATCAAGAGGAGGTCGCAGTCCATCTACCTGCAGGTGCTGACGGACAAGCACGCACCTGA
- the ECEL1 gene encoding endothelin-converting enzyme-like 1 isoform X5 produces the protein METPYSMTAHYDEFQEVKYVSRCGTGGARGASLPPNFPLGAGRSATGARAGLPRWNRREVCLLSGLVFAAGLCAILAAMLALKYLGPGAAGAGACSEGCPERKAFARAARFLAANLDASIDPCQDFYSFACGGWLRRHAIPDDKLTYGTIAAIGEQNEERLRRLLARPGGGPGGAAQRKVRAFFRSCLDMREIERLGPRPMLEVIEDCGGWDLGVAAERPGAAARWDLNRLLYKAQGVYSASALFSLTVSLDDRNSSRYVIRIDQDGLTLPERTLYLAQDEESEKILAAYRVFMERLLSLLGADAVEQKAQEILQLEQQLANITVPEYDDLRRDVSSVYNKVTLGQLQKITPHLRWKWLLDQIFQEDFSEDEEVVLLAMDYMQQVSQLIRSTPRRILHNYLVWRVVVVLSEHLSPPFREALHELAREMEGSDKPQELARVCLGQANRHFGMALGALFVHEHFSATSKAKASCPRKHSGLSATGNSPHQVPALPALPCSVQQLVEDIKYILGQRLEELDWMDAETKAAARAKLQYMMVMVGYPDFLLKPEAVDKEYEFEVHEKTYFKNILNSIRFSIQLSVRKIRQEVDKSTWLLPPQALNAYYLPNKNQMVFPAGILQPTLYDPDFPQSLNYGGIGTIIGHELTHGYDDWGGQYDRSGNLMHWWTEASYSRFLRKAECIVHLYDNFTVYSQRAYQKWVREHGPEHPLHRLKYTHNQLFFIAFAQGLVSGHPASSPLPPQPRWDTELVHQEEVAVHLPAGADGQART, from the exons ATGGAGACCCCATATTCGATGACCGCGCACTACGACGAGTTCCAGGAGGTCAAATATGTGAGCCGGTGCGGCACGGGTGGTGCGCGCGGGGCCTCGCTGCCTCCCAACTTCCCGCTGGGTGCTGGGCGCAGCGCCACTGGCGCTCGGGCCGGGCTGCCGCGCTGGAATCGGCGCGAGGTGTGCCTGCTGTCGGGCTTGGTGTTCGCCGCCGGGCTCTGCGCCATCCTAGCCGCCATGCTGGCGCTCAAGTACCTGGGCCCGGGCGCTGCGGGGGCCGGCGCCTGCTCCGAGGGCTGCCCGGAGCGCAAGGCCTTTGCGCGCGCCGCCCGCTTCCTGGCCGCCAACTTGGACGCCAGCATAGACCCGTGCCAGGACTTCTATTCCTTCGCGTGCGGTGGCTGGCTGCGGCGCCACGCCATCCCCGACGACAAGCTCACCTACGGCACCATTGCGGCCATCGGCGAGCAGAATGAAGAGCGCCTGCGGCGCCTGCTGGCGCGGCCCGGTGGTGGGCCCGGCGGCGCTGCCCAGCGCAAGGTGCGCGCCTTCTTCCGTTCGTGCCTGGACATGCGCGAGATCGAGCGGCTCGGCCCGCGGCCCATGCTGGAGGTCATCGAGGACTGCGGGGGCTGGGACCTGGGCGTGGCCGCCGAGCGTCCGGGGGCAGCAGCGCGCTGGGACCTCAACCGGCTGCTGTACAAGGCGCAAGGCGTTTACAGCGCCTCCGCGCTCTTCTCGCTCACGGTCAGCCTGGACGACAGGAACTCCTCGCGCTACGTCATCCGC ATTGACCAGGACGGGCTCACCCTGCCTGAAAGGACCCTATATTTAGCTCAGGATGAGGAGAGTGAGAAG ATCCTGGCAGCGTACCGGGTGTTCATGGAGCGTCTTCTCAGCCTGTTGGGTGCCGATGCTGTGGAGCAGAAGGCTCAGGAGATCCTGCAGCTGGAGCAGCAGCTGGCCAAT ATTACTGTGCCAGAGTACGATGACCTCCGGCGAGATGTCAGCTCCGTGTACAACAAGGTGACCCTGGGGCAGCTGCAGAAGATCACCCCGCAT CTGCGGTGGAAATGGCTGCTGGACCAGATCTTCCAGGAGGACTTCTCGGAAGATGAGGAGGTGGTGCTGCTGGCCATGGACTACATGCAGCAGGTGTCCCAGCTCATCCGCTCCACACCCCGCAG GATCCTGCACAACTACCTGGTGTGGCGTGTAGTGGTGGTCCTGAGTGAGCACCTGTCACCCCCATTCCGAGAGGCGCTGCATGAGCTGGCACGCGAGATGGAGGGCAGTGACAAGCCACAGGAGTTGGCCCGTGTGTGCCTAGGCCAGGCCAACCGCCACTTCGGCATGGCGCTTGGAGCCCTCTTTGTACACGAGCACTTCTCAGCCACCAGCAAGGCCAAG GCCTCCTGCCCCAGGAAGCACTCGGGTCTGTCAGCCACTGGAAACTCTCCCCATCAAGTTCctgccctccctgctctgccATGCTCA GTGCAGCAGCTGGTGGAAGACATCAAGTACATCTTGGGCCAGCGCCTGGAGGAGCTGGACTGGATGGACGCTGAGACCAAGGCAGCTGCCCGGGCCAAG CTCCAATacatgatggtgatggtgggcTACCCAGACTTCCTGCTCAAACCGGAGGCTGTGGACAAAGAGTATGAG TTTGAGGTCCACGAGAAGACCTACTTCAAGAACATCTTGAACAGCATCCGCTTTAGCATCCAGCTGTCAGTCAGGAAGATCCGGCAGGAGGTGGACAAGTCCAC ATGGCTGCTCCCACCACAGGCCCTCAATGCCTACTATCTACCCAACAAGAACCAGATGG TGTTCCCGGCAGGTATCCTGCAGCCCACGCTGTATGACCCTGACTTCCCACA GTCTCTGAACTACGGGGGCATTGGCACCATCATCGGGCATGAGCTGACCCATGGCTACGATGACTGGG GGGGCCAGTATGACCGCTCAGGCAACCTGATGCACTGGTGGACAGAGGCCTCCTACAGCCGCTTCTTGCGCAAGGCCGAGTGCATCGTCCACCTCTACGACAACTTCACCGTCTACAGTCAGCGG GCCTATCAGAAGTGGGTGCGTGAGCATGGCCCAGAGCACCCGCTGCACCGGCTCAAGTATACACACAACCAGCTCTTCTTCATCGCCTTTGCCCAG GGCCTAGTCAGTGGCCACCCAGCCTCATCTCCCCTCCCCCCTCAACCCCGGTGGGACACAGAATTGGTGCATCAAGAGGAGGTCGCAGTCCATCTACCTGCAGGTGCTGACGGACAAGCACGCACCTGA
- the ECEL1 gene encoding endothelin-converting enzyme-like 1 isoform X1 has protein sequence METPYSMTAHYDEFQEVKYVSRCGTGGARGASLPPNFPLGAGRSATGARAGLPRWNRREVCLLSGLVFAAGLCAILAAMLALKYLGPGAAGAGACSEGCPERKAFARAARFLAANLDASIDPCQDFYSFACGGWLRRHAIPDDKLTYGTIAAIGEQNEERLRRLLARPGGGPGGAAQRKVRAFFRSCLDMREIERLGPRPMLEVIEDCGGWDLGVAAERPGAAARWDLNRLLYKAQGVYSASALFSLTVSLDDRNSSRYVIRIDQDGLTLPERTLYLAQDEESEKILAAYRVFMERLLSLLGADAVEQKAQEILQLEQQLANITVPEYDDLRRDVSSVYNKVTLGQLQKITPHLRWKWLLDQIFQEDFSEDEEVVLLAMDYMQQVSQLIRSTPRRILHNYLVWRVVVVLSEHLSPPFREALHELAREMEGSDKPQELARVCLGQANRHFGMALGALFVHEHFSATSKAKASCPRKHSGLSATGNSPHQVPALPALPCSVQQLVEDIKYILGQRLEELDWMDAETKAAARAKLQYMMVMVGYPDFLLKPEAVDKEYEFEVHEKTYFKNILNSIRFSIQLSVRKIRQEVDKSTWLLPPQALNAYYLPNKNQMVFPAGILQPTLYDPDFPQSLNYGGIGTIIGHELTHGYDDWGGQYDRSGNLMHWWTEASYSRFLRKAECIVHLYDNFTVYSQRVNGKHTLGENIADMGGLKLAYYAYQKWVREHGPEHPLHRLKYTHNQLFFIAFAQNWCIKRRSQSIYLQVLTDKHAPEHYRVLGSVSQFEEFGRAFHCPKDSPMNPVHKCSVW, from the exons ATGGAGACCCCATATTCGATGACCGCGCACTACGACGAGTTCCAGGAGGTCAAATATGTGAGCCGGTGCGGCACGGGTGGTGCGCGCGGGGCCTCGCTGCCTCCCAACTTCCCGCTGGGTGCTGGGCGCAGCGCCACTGGCGCTCGGGCCGGGCTGCCGCGCTGGAATCGGCGCGAGGTGTGCCTGCTGTCGGGCTTGGTGTTCGCCGCCGGGCTCTGCGCCATCCTAGCCGCCATGCTGGCGCTCAAGTACCTGGGCCCGGGCGCTGCGGGGGCCGGCGCCTGCTCCGAGGGCTGCCCGGAGCGCAAGGCCTTTGCGCGCGCCGCCCGCTTCCTGGCCGCCAACTTGGACGCCAGCATAGACCCGTGCCAGGACTTCTATTCCTTCGCGTGCGGTGGCTGGCTGCGGCGCCACGCCATCCCCGACGACAAGCTCACCTACGGCACCATTGCGGCCATCGGCGAGCAGAATGAAGAGCGCCTGCGGCGCCTGCTGGCGCGGCCCGGTGGTGGGCCCGGCGGCGCTGCCCAGCGCAAGGTGCGCGCCTTCTTCCGTTCGTGCCTGGACATGCGCGAGATCGAGCGGCTCGGCCCGCGGCCCATGCTGGAGGTCATCGAGGACTGCGGGGGCTGGGACCTGGGCGTGGCCGCCGAGCGTCCGGGGGCAGCAGCGCGCTGGGACCTCAACCGGCTGCTGTACAAGGCGCAAGGCGTTTACAGCGCCTCCGCGCTCTTCTCGCTCACGGTCAGCCTGGACGACAGGAACTCCTCGCGCTACGTCATCCGC ATTGACCAGGACGGGCTCACCCTGCCTGAAAGGACCCTATATTTAGCTCAGGATGAGGAGAGTGAGAAG ATCCTGGCAGCGTACCGGGTGTTCATGGAGCGTCTTCTCAGCCTGTTGGGTGCCGATGCTGTGGAGCAGAAGGCTCAGGAGATCCTGCAGCTGGAGCAGCAGCTGGCCAAT ATTACTGTGCCAGAGTACGATGACCTCCGGCGAGATGTCAGCTCCGTGTACAACAAGGTGACCCTGGGGCAGCTGCAGAAGATCACCCCGCAT CTGCGGTGGAAATGGCTGCTGGACCAGATCTTCCAGGAGGACTTCTCGGAAGATGAGGAGGTGGTGCTGCTGGCCATGGACTACATGCAGCAGGTGTCCCAGCTCATCCGCTCCACACCCCGCAG GATCCTGCACAACTACCTGGTGTGGCGTGTAGTGGTGGTCCTGAGTGAGCACCTGTCACCCCCATTCCGAGAGGCGCTGCATGAGCTGGCACGCGAGATGGAGGGCAGTGACAAGCCACAGGAGTTGGCCCGTGTGTGCCTAGGCCAGGCCAACCGCCACTTCGGCATGGCGCTTGGAGCCCTCTTTGTACACGAGCACTTCTCAGCCACCAGCAAGGCCAAG GCCTCCTGCCCCAGGAAGCACTCGGGTCTGTCAGCCACTGGAAACTCTCCCCATCAAGTTCctgccctccctgctctgccATGCTCA GTGCAGCAGCTGGTGGAAGACATCAAGTACATCTTGGGCCAGCGCCTGGAGGAGCTGGACTGGATGGACGCTGAGACCAAGGCAGCTGCCCGGGCCAAG CTCCAATacatgatggtgatggtgggcTACCCAGACTTCCTGCTCAAACCGGAGGCTGTGGACAAAGAGTATGAG TTTGAGGTCCACGAGAAGACCTACTTCAAGAACATCTTGAACAGCATCCGCTTTAGCATCCAGCTGTCAGTCAGGAAGATCCGGCAGGAGGTGGACAAGTCCAC ATGGCTGCTCCCACCACAGGCCCTCAATGCCTACTATCTACCCAACAAGAACCAGATGG TGTTCCCGGCAGGTATCCTGCAGCCCACGCTGTATGACCCTGACTTCCCACA GTCTCTGAACTACGGGGGCATTGGCACCATCATCGGGCATGAGCTGACCCATGGCTACGATGACTGGG GGGGCCAGTATGACCGCTCAGGCAACCTGATGCACTGGTGGACAGAGGCCTCCTACAGCCGCTTCTTGCGCAAGGCCGAGTGCATCGTCCACCTCTACGACAACTTCACCGTCTACAGTCAGCGG GTGAATGGGAAGCACACACTTGGCGAGAACATCGCAGACATGGGCGGTCTTAAGCTGGCCTACTAT GCCTATCAGAAGTGGGTGCGTGAGCATGGCCCAGAGCACCCGCTGCACCGGCTCAAGTATACACACAACCAGCTCTTCTTCATCGCCTTTGCCCAG AATTGGTGCATCAAGAGGAGGTCGCAGTCCATCTACCTGCAGGTGCTGACGGACAAGCACGCACCTGAGCACTACAG GGTGCTGGGCAGTGTTTCCCAGTTTGAGGAGTTTGGCCGGGCCTTCCACTGCCCCAAGGACTCGCCCATGAACCCTGTCCACAAGTGCTCTGTGTGGTGA
- the ECEL1 gene encoding endothelin-converting enzyme-like 1 isoform X3, which translates to METPYSMTAHYDEFQEVKYVSRCGTGGARGASLPPNFPLGAGRSATGARAGLPRWNRREVCLLSGLVFAAGLCAILAAMLALKYLGPGAAGAGACSEGCPERKAFARAARFLAANLDASIDPCQDFYSFACGGWLRRHAIPDDKLTYGTIAAIGEQNEERLRRLLARPGGGPGGAAQRKVRAFFRSCLDMREIERLGPRPMLEVIEDCGGWDLGVAAERPGAAARWDLNRLLYKAQGVYSASALFSLTVSLDDRNSSRYVIRIDQDGLTLPERTLYLAQDEESEKILAAYRVFMERLLSLLGADAVEQKAQEILQLEQQLANITVPEYDDLRRDVSSVYNKVTLGQLQKITPHLRWKWLLDQIFQEDFSEDEEVVLLAMDYMQQVSQLIRSTPRRILHNYLVWRVVVVLSEHLSPPFREALHELAREMEGSDKPQELARVCLGQANRHFGMALGALFVHEHFSATSKAKASCPRKHSGLSATGNSPHQVPALPALPCSVQQLVEDIKYILGQRLEELDWMDAETKAAARAKLQYMMVMVGYPDFLLKPEAVDKEYEFEVHEKTYFKNILNSIRFSIQLSVRKIRQEVDKSTWLLPPQALNAYYLPNKNQMVFPAGILQPTLYDPDFPQSLNYGGIGTIIGHELTHGYDDWGGQYDRSGNLMHWWTEASYSRFLRKAECIVHLYDNFTVYSQRAYQKWVREHGPEHPLHRLKYTHNQLFFIAFAQNWCIKRRSQSIYLQVLTDKHAPEHYRVLGSVSQFEEFGRAFHCPKDSPMNPVHKCSVW; encoded by the exons ATGGAGACCCCATATTCGATGACCGCGCACTACGACGAGTTCCAGGAGGTCAAATATGTGAGCCGGTGCGGCACGGGTGGTGCGCGCGGGGCCTCGCTGCCTCCCAACTTCCCGCTGGGTGCTGGGCGCAGCGCCACTGGCGCTCGGGCCGGGCTGCCGCGCTGGAATCGGCGCGAGGTGTGCCTGCTGTCGGGCTTGGTGTTCGCCGCCGGGCTCTGCGCCATCCTAGCCGCCATGCTGGCGCTCAAGTACCTGGGCCCGGGCGCTGCGGGGGCCGGCGCCTGCTCCGAGGGCTGCCCGGAGCGCAAGGCCTTTGCGCGCGCCGCCCGCTTCCTGGCCGCCAACTTGGACGCCAGCATAGACCCGTGCCAGGACTTCTATTCCTTCGCGTGCGGTGGCTGGCTGCGGCGCCACGCCATCCCCGACGACAAGCTCACCTACGGCACCATTGCGGCCATCGGCGAGCAGAATGAAGAGCGCCTGCGGCGCCTGCTGGCGCGGCCCGGTGGTGGGCCCGGCGGCGCTGCCCAGCGCAAGGTGCGCGCCTTCTTCCGTTCGTGCCTGGACATGCGCGAGATCGAGCGGCTCGGCCCGCGGCCCATGCTGGAGGTCATCGAGGACTGCGGGGGCTGGGACCTGGGCGTGGCCGCCGAGCGTCCGGGGGCAGCAGCGCGCTGGGACCTCAACCGGCTGCTGTACAAGGCGCAAGGCGTTTACAGCGCCTCCGCGCTCTTCTCGCTCACGGTCAGCCTGGACGACAGGAACTCCTCGCGCTACGTCATCCGC ATTGACCAGGACGGGCTCACCCTGCCTGAAAGGACCCTATATTTAGCTCAGGATGAGGAGAGTGAGAAG ATCCTGGCAGCGTACCGGGTGTTCATGGAGCGTCTTCTCAGCCTGTTGGGTGCCGATGCTGTGGAGCAGAAGGCTCAGGAGATCCTGCAGCTGGAGCAGCAGCTGGCCAAT ATTACTGTGCCAGAGTACGATGACCTCCGGCGAGATGTCAGCTCCGTGTACAACAAGGTGACCCTGGGGCAGCTGCAGAAGATCACCCCGCAT CTGCGGTGGAAATGGCTGCTGGACCAGATCTTCCAGGAGGACTTCTCGGAAGATGAGGAGGTGGTGCTGCTGGCCATGGACTACATGCAGCAGGTGTCCCAGCTCATCCGCTCCACACCCCGCAG GATCCTGCACAACTACCTGGTGTGGCGTGTAGTGGTGGTCCTGAGTGAGCACCTGTCACCCCCATTCCGAGAGGCGCTGCATGAGCTGGCACGCGAGATGGAGGGCAGTGACAAGCCACAGGAGTTGGCCCGTGTGTGCCTAGGCCAGGCCAACCGCCACTTCGGCATGGCGCTTGGAGCCCTCTTTGTACACGAGCACTTCTCAGCCACCAGCAAGGCCAAG GCCTCCTGCCCCAGGAAGCACTCGGGTCTGTCAGCCACTGGAAACTCTCCCCATCAAGTTCctgccctccctgctctgccATGCTCA GTGCAGCAGCTGGTGGAAGACATCAAGTACATCTTGGGCCAGCGCCTGGAGGAGCTGGACTGGATGGACGCTGAGACCAAGGCAGCTGCCCGGGCCAAG CTCCAATacatgatggtgatggtgggcTACCCAGACTTCCTGCTCAAACCGGAGGCTGTGGACAAAGAGTATGAG TTTGAGGTCCACGAGAAGACCTACTTCAAGAACATCTTGAACAGCATCCGCTTTAGCATCCAGCTGTCAGTCAGGAAGATCCGGCAGGAGGTGGACAAGTCCAC ATGGCTGCTCCCACCACAGGCCCTCAATGCCTACTATCTACCCAACAAGAACCAGATGG TGTTCCCGGCAGGTATCCTGCAGCCCACGCTGTATGACCCTGACTTCCCACA GTCTCTGAACTACGGGGGCATTGGCACCATCATCGGGCATGAGCTGACCCATGGCTACGATGACTGGG GGGGCCAGTATGACCGCTCAGGCAACCTGATGCACTGGTGGACAGAGGCCTCCTACAGCCGCTTCTTGCGCAAGGCCGAGTGCATCGTCCACCTCTACGACAACTTCACCGTCTACAGTCAGCGG GCCTATCAGAAGTGGGTGCGTGAGCATGGCCCAGAGCACCCGCTGCACCGGCTCAAGTATACACACAACCAGCTCTTCTTCATCGCCTTTGCCCAG AATTGGTGCATCAAGAGGAGGTCGCAGTCCATCTACCTGCAGGTGCTGACGGACAAGCACGCACCTGAGCACTACAG GGTGCTGGGCAGTGTTTCCCAGTTTGAGGAGTTTGGCCGGGCCTTCCACTGCCCCAAGGACTCGCCCATGAACCCTGTCCACAAGTGCTCTGTGTGGTGA